From Pan paniscus chromosome 9, NHGRI_mPanPan1-v2.0_pri, whole genome shotgun sequence, the proteins below share one genomic window:
- the TRIM66 gene encoding tripartite motif-containing protein 66 isoform X1 — protein sequence MARNCSECKEKRAAHILCTYCNRWLCSSCTEEHRHSPVPGGPFFPRAQKGSPGVNGGPGDFTLYCPLHTQEVLKLFCETCDMLTCHSCLVVEHKEHRCRHVEEVLQNQRMLLEGVTTQVAHKKSSLQTSAKQIEDRIFEVKHQHRKVENQIKMAKMVLMNELNKQANGLIEELEGITNERKRKLEQQLQSIMVLNRQFEHVQNFINWAVCSKTSVPFLFSKELIVFQMQRLLETSCNTDPGSPWSIRFTWEPNFWTKQLASLGCITTEGGQMSRADAPAYGGLQGSSPFYQSHQSPVAQQEALSHPSHKFQSPAVCSSSVCCSHCSPVSPSLKGQVPPPSIHPAHSFRQPSEMVPQQLGSLQCSALLPREKELACSPHPPKLLQPWLETQPPVEQESTSQRLGQQLTSQPVCIVPPQDVQQGAHAQPTLQTPSIQVQFGHHQKLKLSHFQQQPQQQLPPPPPPLPRPPPPLPPPPQQPHPPLPPSQHLASSQHESPPGPACSQNMDIMHHKFELEEMQKDLELLLQAQQPSLQLSQTKSPQHLQQTIVGQINYIVRQPAPVQSQSQEETLQATDEPPASQGSKPALPLDKNTAAALPQASGEETPLSVPPVDSTIQHSSPNVVRKHSTSVSIMGFSNTLEMEFSSTRLERPLEPQIQSVSNLTAGAPQAVPSLLSAPRKMVSSLTSVQNQAMPSLTTSHLQTVPSLVHNTFQSIPNLISDSPQAMASLASDHPQAGPSLMSGHTQAVPSLATCPLQSIPPVSDMQPETGSSSSSGRTSGSLCPGDGADPSLENALCKMESEDSTRFTDLLGQGPIVPGLDAPKDLAIPSELEEPINLSVKKPPLAPVVSTSTALQQYQNPKECENFEQGALELDAKENQSIRAFNSEHKIPYVRLERLKICAASSGEMPVFKLKPQKNDQDGSFLLIIECGTESSSMSIKVSQDRLSEATQAPGLEGRKVTVTSLAGQRPPEVEGTSPEEHRLIPRTPGAKKGPPAPIENEDFCAVCLNGGELLCCDRCPKVFHLSCHVPALLSFPGGEWVCTLCRSLTQPEMEYDCENARYNQPGMRASPGLSMYDQKKCEKLVLSLCCNNLSLPFHEPVSPLARHYYQIIKRPMDLSIIRRKLQKKDPAHYTTPEEVVSDVRLMFWNCAKFNYPDSEVAEAGRCLEVFFEGWLKEIYPEKRFAQPTQEDSDSEEVSSESGCSTPQGFPWPPYMQEGIQPKRRRRHMENERAKRMSFRLANSISQV from the exons ATGGCCAGG AACTGCTCTGAGTGCAAGGAGAAGAGGGCAGCACATATCCTCTGCACCTACTGCAATCGCTGGCTGTGCAGCTCTTGCACAGAGGAACACCGACACAGCCCTGTCCCCGGGGGCCCATTCTTTCCTCGGGCCCAGAAGGGATCTCCAG GAGTGAATGGTGGTCCCGGAGACTTCACCTTGTATTGTCCTCTACACACACAGGAAGTACTCAAGCTATTCTGTGAGACATGTGATATGCTCACTTGCCATAGCTGCCTAGTGGTGGAACACAAAGAACACAG GTGCAGACATGTTGAAGAAGTTTTGCAAAACCAGAGGATGCTTCTGGAAGGTGTGACTACACAGGTGGCACATAAGAAATCCAGTCTACAGACATCTGCAAAGCAAATTGAGGACAG GATTTTTGAAGTGAAGCATCAGCATAGGAAGGTGGAAAACCAGATCAAAATGGCCAAGATGGTTCTGATGAATGAGCTGAACAAACAGGCCAATGGGCTAATAGAGGAATTAGAG GGGATTACTAATGAGAGAAAGCGGAAGCTGGAACAGCAGTTACAGAGCATCATGGTTCTCAACCGTCAGTTTGAGCATGTGCAGAATTTCATCAACTGGGCTGTCTGCAGCAAAACCAGTGTCCCTTTTCTTTTCAGCAAAGAGCTG ATTGTGTTTCAGATGCAGCGATTGCTGGAGACAAGTTGTAACACAGATCCTGGCTCCCCTTGGAGTATCAGATTCACCTGGGAGCCTAACTTCTGGACCAAGCAGCTAGCTTCTCTTG GCTGCATAACTACTGAAGGTGGACAAATGTCCAGGGCAGATGCTCCTGCTTATGGAGGCTTACAGGGGTCATCACCCTTTTATCAAAGCCACCAGTCTCCAGTGGCTCAGCAAGAGGCTCTTAGCCACCCCTCACACAAGTTCCAGTCTCCAGCAGTGTGCTCCTCATCTGTGTGCTGCTCCCACTGCTCCCCAGTCTCGCCTTCCCTCAAAGGCCAGGTCCCCCCACCCAGCATACACCCAGCCCACAGCTTCAGGCAGCCCTCTGAGATGGTGCCCCAGCAGCTGGGGTCTCTGCAGTGCTCTGCCCTGCTGCCCAGGGAGAAAGAGCTGGCCTGCAGCCCTCATCCACCAAAGCTGCTGCAGCCCTGGCTGGAAACCCAGCCCCCTGTGGAGCAGGAGAGCACATCCCAGCGGCTGGGGCAGCAGCTGACTTCCCAGCCCGTGTGCATTGTCCCCCCACAGGATGTTCAGCAAGGAGCCCACGCCCAGCCCACCTTACAGACACCCTCTATCCAAGTCCAGTTTGGCCACCACCAGAAGCTGAAGCTCAGTCACTTtcagcagcagccacagcagcagctaccacctccaccaccacccctcccccgtcccccacctcccctcccccctcccccacagcagccacacccACCTCTTCCTCCATCCCAGCATCTGGCTTCTAGTCAGCACGAGAGCCCTCCTGGCCCTGCCTGTTCTCAGAACATGGACATAATGCATCACAAGTTTGAGCTGGAGGAAATGCAGAAGGACTTGGAGCTTCTTCTCCAGGCTCAACAGCCCAGCCTGCAACTGAGTCAGACCAAATCTCCTCAGCATCTTCAGCAAACCATTGTGGGGCAGATCAACTACATCGTGAGGCAGCCAGCACCTGTCCAGTCCCAGAGCCAGGAGGAGACCCTGCAG GCTACAGATGAGCCCCCAGCATCTCAGGGCTCAAAGCCGGCTCTCCCTCTTGACAAGAATACTGCTGCTGCCTTGCCCCAGGCGTCTGGGGAAGAAACCCCTCTCAGTGTCCCCCCAGTGGACAGCACCATCCAGCACTCCTCTCCAAATGTGGTGAGAAAG CACTCCACCTCGGTGAGCATCATGGGCTTTTCCAACACTCTGGAGATGGAGTTTTCGTCTACCAGGTTGGAGAGGCCCCTAGAGCCACAGATCCAGAGTGTGAGCAACCTGACAGCTGGTGCCCCCCAGGCAGTACCAAGCCTGCTGAGTGCTCCCCGCAAAATGGTGTCCAGCCTGACAAGTGTTCAAAACCAGGCCATGCCCAGCCTGACAACCAGTCACCTACagactgtgcccagccttgtgcATAacacattccagtccattcccaaCCTGATAAGTGACTCCCCTCAGGCTATGGCAAGCTTGGCAAGTGATCACCCTCAGGCTGGGCCCAGCCTAATGTCTGGTCACACCCAGGCTGTGCCGAGTCTGGCAACTTGTCCTCTGCAGAGCATCCCTCCAGTTTCTGACATGCAGCCAGAAACTGGGTCCAGCTCCAGTTCTGGCCGAACTTCAGGGAGCCTGTGTCCCGGAGATGGGGCTGATCCCTCCCTGGAGAATGCTCTGTGTAAG atggaaagtGAGGATTCCACTCGCTTCACTGACTTACTGGGACAAGGTCCCATAGTCCCCGGTCTGGATGCTCCCAAGGACTTGGCCATCCCCTCAGAACTGGAGGAGCCAATTAACCTCTCTGTGAAGAAACCTCCACTGGCGCCAGTGGTCAGCACGTCTACAGCTCTGCAGCAGTACCAGAACCCAAAAG AGTGTGAGAATTTTGAACAAGGAGCCCTAGAGCTGGATGCAAAAGAGAACCAGAGCATCAG AGCCTTCAATAGTGAGCATAAGATTCCCTATGTGCGACTGGAGCGACTCAAGATCTGTGCTGCCTCCTCAGGAGAGATGCCTGTGTTCAAACTGAAGCCACAGAAGAATGATCAGGATGGGAGCTTCCTGCTGATCATCGAGTGTGGCACTGAGTCCTCCAGCATGTCCATTAAG GTCAGCCAGGACAGACTGTCTGAGGCCACCCAGGCCCCAGGTCTGGAGGGAAGAAAGGTCACTGTCACTTCTTTGGCTGGGCAGCGGCCACCAGAAGTGGAGGGCACATCTCCTGAAGAACACAGACTCATTCCTCGAACCCCAGGAGCCAAGAAGGGCCCCCCAGCCCCAATAGAGAATGAGGACTTCTGTGCTGTTTGCCTCAATGGCGGAGAGTTACTGTGCTGTGACCGCTGCCCCAAAGTGTTCCACCTCTCCTGCCATGTGCCAGCCTTGCTCAGCTTCCCAGG GGGAGAGTGGGTGTGTACCTTGTGCCGCAGCCTGACCCAGCCCGAGATGGAGTACGACTGTGAGAATGCCCGCTATAACCAGCCTGGAATGCGGGCATCTCCTGGCCTAAGCATGTATGACCAGAAG AAGTGTGAGAAGCTGGTATTGTCCTTGTGCTGCAATAACCTCAGCCTGCCCTTCCATGAACCTGTCAGCCCCCTG GCCCGGCATTATTACCAGATTATCAAGAGGCCCATGGACCTGTCAATCATCCGGAGGAAGCTGCAAAAGAAGGACCCAGCTCACTATACCACCCCAGAGGAGGTGGTATCAGATGTGCGCCTCATGTTCTGGAACTGTGCTAAGTTCAATTAT CCTGACTCCGAGGTTGCAGAGGCTGGCCGCTGCCTGGAAGTGTTCTTTGAGGGCTGGTTGAAGGAGATCTACCCGGAGAAACGGTTTGCCCAGCCAACGCAGGAGGACTCAGACTCCGAGGAGGTGTCTAGTGAGAGTGGATGTTCCACTCCCCAGGGCTTCCCGTGGCCTCCCTACATGCAGGAGGGCATCCAACCCAAGAGGCGGCGACGACATATG gagAATGAAAGAGCAAAAAGAATGTCATTTCGCCTGGCCAACAGCATCTCTCAGGTGTGA
- the TRIM66 gene encoding tripartite motif-containing protein 66 isoform X2 produces the protein MARNCSECKEKRAAHILCTYCNRWLCSSCTEEHRHSPVPGGPFFPRAQKGSPGVNGGPGDFTLYCPLHTQEVLKLFCETCDMLTCHSCLVVEHKEHRCRHVEEVLQNQRMLLEGVTTQVAHKKSSLQTSAKQIEDRIFEVKHQHRKVENQIKMAKMVLMNELNKQANGLIEELEGITNERKRKLEQQLQSIMVLNRQFEHVQNFINWAVCSKTSVPFLFSKELIVFQMQRLLETSCNTDPGSPWSIRFTWEPNFWTKQLASLGCITTEGGQMSRADAPAYGGLQGSSPFYQSHQSPVAQQEALSHPSHKFQSPAVCSSSVCCSHCSPVSPSLKGQVPPPSIHPAHSFRQPSEMVPQQLGSLQCSALLPREKELACSPHPPKLLQPWLETQPPVEQESTSQRLGQQLTSQPVCIVPPQDVQQGAHAQPTLQTPSIQVQFGHHQKLKLSHFQQQPQQQLPPPPPPLPRPPPPLPPPPQQPHPPLPPSQHLASSQHESPPGPACSQNMDIMHHKFELEEMQKDLELLLQAQQPSLQLSQTKSPQHLQQTIVGQINYIVRQPAPVQSQSQEETLQATDEPPASQGSKPALPLDKNTAAALPQASGEETPLSVPPVDSTIQHSSPNVVRKHSTSVSIMGFSNTLEMEFSSTRLERPLEPQIQSVSNLTAGAPQAVPSLLSAPRKMVSSLTSVQNQAMPSLTTSHLQTVPSLVHNTFQSIPNLISDSPQAMASLASDHPQAGPSLMSGHTQAVPSLATCPLQSIPPVSDMQPETGSSSSSGRTSGSLCPGDGADPSLENALCKMESEDSTRFTDLLGQGPIVPGLDAPKDLAIPSELEEPINLSVKKPPLAPVVSTSTALQQYQNPKECENFEQGALELDAKENQSIRAFNSEHKIPYVRLERLKICAASSGEMPVFKLKPQKNDQDGSFLLIIECGTESSSMSIKRPPEVEGTSPEEHRLIPRTPGAKKGPPAPIENEDFCAVCLNGGELLCCDRCPKVFHLSCHVPALLSFPGGEWVCTLCRSLTQPEMEYDCENARYNQPGMRASPGLSMYDQKKCEKLVLSLCCNNLSLPFHEPVSPLARHYYQIIKRPMDLSIIRRKLQKKDPAHYTTPEEVVSDVRLMFWNCAKFNYPDSEVAEAGRCLEVFFEGWLKEIYPEKRFAQPTQEDSDSEEVSSESGCSTPQGFPWPPYMQEGIQPKRRRRHMENERAKRMSFRLANSISQV, from the exons ATGGCCAGG AACTGCTCTGAGTGCAAGGAGAAGAGGGCAGCACATATCCTCTGCACCTACTGCAATCGCTGGCTGTGCAGCTCTTGCACAGAGGAACACCGACACAGCCCTGTCCCCGGGGGCCCATTCTTTCCTCGGGCCCAGAAGGGATCTCCAG GAGTGAATGGTGGTCCCGGAGACTTCACCTTGTATTGTCCTCTACACACACAGGAAGTACTCAAGCTATTCTGTGAGACATGTGATATGCTCACTTGCCATAGCTGCCTAGTGGTGGAACACAAAGAACACAG GTGCAGACATGTTGAAGAAGTTTTGCAAAACCAGAGGATGCTTCTGGAAGGTGTGACTACACAGGTGGCACATAAGAAATCCAGTCTACAGACATCTGCAAAGCAAATTGAGGACAG GATTTTTGAAGTGAAGCATCAGCATAGGAAGGTGGAAAACCAGATCAAAATGGCCAAGATGGTTCTGATGAATGAGCTGAACAAACAGGCCAATGGGCTAATAGAGGAATTAGAG GGGATTACTAATGAGAGAAAGCGGAAGCTGGAACAGCAGTTACAGAGCATCATGGTTCTCAACCGTCAGTTTGAGCATGTGCAGAATTTCATCAACTGGGCTGTCTGCAGCAAAACCAGTGTCCCTTTTCTTTTCAGCAAAGAGCTG ATTGTGTTTCAGATGCAGCGATTGCTGGAGACAAGTTGTAACACAGATCCTGGCTCCCCTTGGAGTATCAGATTCACCTGGGAGCCTAACTTCTGGACCAAGCAGCTAGCTTCTCTTG GCTGCATAACTACTGAAGGTGGACAAATGTCCAGGGCAGATGCTCCTGCTTATGGAGGCTTACAGGGGTCATCACCCTTTTATCAAAGCCACCAGTCTCCAGTGGCTCAGCAAGAGGCTCTTAGCCACCCCTCACACAAGTTCCAGTCTCCAGCAGTGTGCTCCTCATCTGTGTGCTGCTCCCACTGCTCCCCAGTCTCGCCTTCCCTCAAAGGCCAGGTCCCCCCACCCAGCATACACCCAGCCCACAGCTTCAGGCAGCCCTCTGAGATGGTGCCCCAGCAGCTGGGGTCTCTGCAGTGCTCTGCCCTGCTGCCCAGGGAGAAAGAGCTGGCCTGCAGCCCTCATCCACCAAAGCTGCTGCAGCCCTGGCTGGAAACCCAGCCCCCTGTGGAGCAGGAGAGCACATCCCAGCGGCTGGGGCAGCAGCTGACTTCCCAGCCCGTGTGCATTGTCCCCCCACAGGATGTTCAGCAAGGAGCCCACGCCCAGCCCACCTTACAGACACCCTCTATCCAAGTCCAGTTTGGCCACCACCAGAAGCTGAAGCTCAGTCACTTtcagcagcagccacagcagcagctaccacctccaccaccacccctcccccgtcccccacctcccctcccccctcccccacagcagccacacccACCTCTTCCTCCATCCCAGCATCTGGCTTCTAGTCAGCACGAGAGCCCTCCTGGCCCTGCCTGTTCTCAGAACATGGACATAATGCATCACAAGTTTGAGCTGGAGGAAATGCAGAAGGACTTGGAGCTTCTTCTCCAGGCTCAACAGCCCAGCCTGCAACTGAGTCAGACCAAATCTCCTCAGCATCTTCAGCAAACCATTGTGGGGCAGATCAACTACATCGTGAGGCAGCCAGCACCTGTCCAGTCCCAGAGCCAGGAGGAGACCCTGCAG GCTACAGATGAGCCCCCAGCATCTCAGGGCTCAAAGCCGGCTCTCCCTCTTGACAAGAATACTGCTGCTGCCTTGCCCCAGGCGTCTGGGGAAGAAACCCCTCTCAGTGTCCCCCCAGTGGACAGCACCATCCAGCACTCCTCTCCAAATGTGGTGAGAAAG CACTCCACCTCGGTGAGCATCATGGGCTTTTCCAACACTCTGGAGATGGAGTTTTCGTCTACCAGGTTGGAGAGGCCCCTAGAGCCACAGATCCAGAGTGTGAGCAACCTGACAGCTGGTGCCCCCCAGGCAGTACCAAGCCTGCTGAGTGCTCCCCGCAAAATGGTGTCCAGCCTGACAAGTGTTCAAAACCAGGCCATGCCCAGCCTGACAACCAGTCACCTACagactgtgcccagccttgtgcATAacacattccagtccattcccaaCCTGATAAGTGACTCCCCTCAGGCTATGGCAAGCTTGGCAAGTGATCACCCTCAGGCTGGGCCCAGCCTAATGTCTGGTCACACCCAGGCTGTGCCGAGTCTGGCAACTTGTCCTCTGCAGAGCATCCCTCCAGTTTCTGACATGCAGCCAGAAACTGGGTCCAGCTCCAGTTCTGGCCGAACTTCAGGGAGCCTGTGTCCCGGAGATGGGGCTGATCCCTCCCTGGAGAATGCTCTGTGTAAG atggaaagtGAGGATTCCACTCGCTTCACTGACTTACTGGGACAAGGTCCCATAGTCCCCGGTCTGGATGCTCCCAAGGACTTGGCCATCCCCTCAGAACTGGAGGAGCCAATTAACCTCTCTGTGAAGAAACCTCCACTGGCGCCAGTGGTCAGCACGTCTACAGCTCTGCAGCAGTACCAGAACCCAAAAG AGTGTGAGAATTTTGAACAAGGAGCCCTAGAGCTGGATGCAAAAGAGAACCAGAGCATCAG AGCCTTCAATAGTGAGCATAAGATTCCCTATGTGCGACTGGAGCGACTCAAGATCTGTGCTGCCTCCTCAGGAGAGATGCCTGTGTTCAAACTGAAGCCACAGAAGAATGATCAGGATGGGAGCTTCCTGCTGATCATCGAGTGTGGCACTGAGTCCTCCAGCATGTCCATTAAG CGGCCACCAGAAGTGGAGGGCACATCTCCTGAAGAACACAGACTCATTCCTCGAACCCCAGGAGCCAAGAAGGGCCCCCCAGCCCCAATAGAGAATGAGGACTTCTGTGCTGTTTGCCTCAATGGCGGAGAGTTACTGTGCTGTGACCGCTGCCCCAAAGTGTTCCACCTCTCCTGCCATGTGCCAGCCTTGCTCAGCTTCCCAGG GGGAGAGTGGGTGTGTACCTTGTGCCGCAGCCTGACCCAGCCCGAGATGGAGTACGACTGTGAGAATGCCCGCTATAACCAGCCTGGAATGCGGGCATCTCCTGGCCTAAGCATGTATGACCAGAAG AAGTGTGAGAAGCTGGTATTGTCCTTGTGCTGCAATAACCTCAGCCTGCCCTTCCATGAACCTGTCAGCCCCCTG GCCCGGCATTATTACCAGATTATCAAGAGGCCCATGGACCTGTCAATCATCCGGAGGAAGCTGCAAAAGAAGGACCCAGCTCACTATACCACCCCAGAGGAGGTGGTATCAGATGTGCGCCTCATGTTCTGGAACTGTGCTAAGTTCAATTAT CCTGACTCCGAGGTTGCAGAGGCTGGCCGCTGCCTGGAAGTGTTCTTTGAGGGCTGGTTGAAGGAGATCTACCCGGAGAAACGGTTTGCCCAGCCAACGCAGGAGGACTCAGACTCCGAGGAGGTGTCTAGTGAGAGTGGATGTTCCACTCCCCAGGGCTTCCCGTGGCCTCCCTACATGCAGGAGGGCATCCAACCCAAGAGGCGGCGACGACATATG gagAATGAAAGAGCAAAAAGAATGTCATTTCGCCTGGCCAACAGCATCTCTCAGGTGTGA